The Nitrospiraceae bacterium region CTCTTTGCCGTCCACGCTGGCCACAAGTCCTTCAAGCCGCAAACCCGTTCCGCTGACTGTCGCATGCGCAGCGATGGGCACTTGGCACCCGCCTTCGAGTCGATCCAGCAACGCTCGCTCCGCCAATACCGCCACTCTCGTCAAGGGATGGTCCAATCGACTGAGCAACGAACGGACCAGGACGTCGTCCTGCCGGCCTTCGATCCCCAGCGCCCCTTGACCGATCGCGGGCAGACTGATGTGCGGATCGAGATACTCCGTAATTTCGTGAGTCCAGCCGAGTCGGCGCAGCCCCGCAACTGCCAGCACGATGGCATCGTAGTGGCCTTCCCGCAGTTTCCTGAGTCGCGTGTCCAAATTGCCCCGCAGCATTTCAATCTTCAAGTCCGGCCTCGCATGAAGGAATTGCGCCTGACGTCTCAGACTGCTCGTGCCGACCTTTGCCCCGTGTGGAAGATCTTTAAACGTACACCCGGTTCGGCTGATCAGCGCGTCACGGGGATCCTCACGCTGAGGAACGCAGAG contains the following coding sequences:
- the hemC gene encoding hydroxymethylbilane synthase, with the protein product MVVSIPERSTIVLGTRGSKLAVQQSEWVQARLRALAPEVTVTLRRIQTSGDKILDVPLANIGGKGLFVKEIEEALLAGEIDLAVHSMKDVPTQLPKGLAILCVPQREDPRDALISRTGCTFKDLPHGAKVGTSSLRRQAQFLHARPDLKIEMLRGNLDTRLRKLREGHYDAIVLAVAGLRRLGWTHEITEYLDPHISLPAIGQGALGIEGRQDDVLVRSLLSRLDHPLTRVAVLAERALLDRLEGGCQVPIAAHATVSGTGLRLEGLVASVDGKEMIRDVVEGTTEHASDVGRQLAERLLARGGDKILKAIYGTA